A single window of Stigmatopora nigra isolate UIUO_SnigA chromosome 20, RoL_Snig_1.1, whole genome shotgun sequence DNA harbors:
- the haus4 gene encoding HAUS augmin-like complex subunit 4, whose amino-acid sequence MSAELDANGIMAAENEDMLIRNVLASFPLCDMTEEDLRQNPQFCRLLGSLSHHVDKTGLTASVEKDLEKAKKNLQKQRRFWLQSEGLHRCLQEMIQDHIVRKSHDPVPSNENTFYETMESCLLVAKCAKLLDPSNTTEKDKTSILGLNPTQVMKFMPSENNVEKLKEWLPGALEEHLKKKCISFLDYYEPEWDNQSEPLKLSKFFHLSTKLEEDQKMATAMEESTLEKKMFIQRVTQKYLSGMIKCVQILQSFILENHLKIQANLDKKSLDYLEGKCELALQKIKDEIAVIMLETYTPDMVCAHKEIRKHLELELSAYQEEKQSSEFKLSSMEILGKEFRAMVEEYGKLREEIELKNWAIKELTKYNEK is encoded by the exons atgtcTGCGGAACTCGATGCTAATGGCATAATGGCAGCTGAAAACGAAGACATGCTAATTCGTAACG TTTTGGCCTCATTTCCATTATGTGATATGACTGAAGAGGATCTACGTCAGAATCCACAATTCTGCAGACTACTTGGTAGTCTTTCTCATCATGTAGATAAAACTGGACTCACTGCCTCAGTGGAAAAAGATCTGGAAAAG GCAAAGAAGAACCTGCAGAAACAGCGACGATTCTGGCTTCAGTCCGAGGGTCTTCACAGATGTCTCCAGGAGATGATCCAGGACCACATTGTGAGGAAATCACATGATCCTGTACCATCCAATGAGAACACG TTTTACGAGACGATGGAGAGTTGCCTTCTTGTTGCCAAGTGTGCAAAATTGCTGGACCCTAGTAACACCACAGAGAAAGATAAGACCTCCattctgggtttgaatcccacACAGGTCATGAAGTTTATGCCTTCGGAGAAT AATGTAGAAAAATTGAAAGAATGGCTACCCGGAGCACTAGAGGAACATCTTAAGAAAAAATGTATCAGTTTTCTTGATTACTATGAACCGGAATGgg aTAATCAAAGTGAACCTCTGAAACTCAGCAAGTTTTTTCATCTGTCAACAAAACTTGAAGAAGACCAAAAAATGGCCACCGCTATGGAAGAAAGcacccttgaaaaaaaaatgttcatccaAAGGGTGACGCAAAAATACCTTTCT GGGATGATCAAGTGTGTTCAGATTCTTcagtcttttattttggaaaaccaCTTGAAGATCCAAGCTAATTTGGATAAGAAATCTTTGGATTATCTTGAGGGGAAATGTGAATTAGCCTTGCAAAAGATTAA GGATGAAATAGCTGTAATTATGCTGGAAACGTACACTCCTGACATGGTTTGTGCACACAAAGAAATAAG AAAACATCTGGAGTTGGAGTTGAGTGCCTACCAGGAGGAAAAACAATCTTCGGAGTTCAAGTTGTCGTCTATGGAGATCTTGGGAAAGGAATTTAGGGCCATGGTTGAAGAATATGGAAAATTACGAGAAGAAATTGAACTGAAAAATTGGGCTATAAAAGAATTAactaaatacaatgaaaaatga